In cyanobiont of Ornithocercus magnificus, the following are encoded in one genomic region:
- a CDS encoding MtN3 and saliva related protein: MSYPDIYGFMAAVLSTIAFLPQVIKTWRTKKADDVSIVMLLTFIAGLLFWIIYGFQTHALPVLLANTMTLILNVAILALKLIYASDREVSSERGY; encoded by the coding sequence ATGTCCTACCCAGATATCTATGGATTCATGGCTGCTGTACTAAGTACAATCGCTTTTTTACCTCAAGTCATAAAGACTTGGAGGACTAAAAAAGCTGATGATGTCTCAATTGTGATGCTGCTAACATTTATTGCTGGACTTCTATTCTGGATCATCTATGGATTTCAAACTCACGCACTTCCAGTATTACTAGCTAATACAATGACACTTATACTAAATGTGGCGATACTTGCTCTTAAACTAATCTACGCTTCTGATAGAGAGGTTAGTAGTGAACGAGGCTATTAG